In Tenrec ecaudatus isolate mTenEca1 chromosome 4, mTenEca1.hap1, whole genome shotgun sequence, a single window of DNA contains:
- the FAM89B gene encoding leucine repeat adapter protein 25 isoform X2 — MNGLPSSEAPGGAGCSLAGLPPLPRGLSGLLNASGGSWRELERVYSQRSRIHDELSRAARAPDGPRHAAGAANAGPAAGAPGPRRPVNLDSALAALRKEMLSAGGAATTGHVPAVPALGPIRVNPGLQAPVPRPVLLPALRQLLPTRWEPLGR; from the exons ATGAATGGGCTGCCCTCGAGCGAGGCACCGGGCGGCGCGGGCTGCTCCCTGGCTGGGCTTCCGCCGCTGCCGCGCGGCCTCAGCGGCCTCCTGAACGCGAGCGGGGGCTCGTGGCGGGAGCTGGAGCGCGTCTACAGCCAGCGCAGCCGCATCCACGACGAGCTGAGTCGCGCCGCCCGTGCTCCCGACGGGCCCCGTCACGCCGCTGGCGCTGCCAACGCGGGCCCCGCCGCCGGCGCCCCCGGCCCCCGCCGCCCGGTCAACCTTGACTCCGCGTTAGCGGCGCTGCGCAAGGAGATG TTGTCTGCAGGTGGGGCTGCGACAACTGGACATGTCCCTGCTGTGCCAGCTCTGGGGCCTATACGAGTCAATCCAGGACTACAAGCACCTGTGCCAAGACCTGTCCTCCTCCCTGCACTCAGACAGCTCCTACCCACCCGATGGGAGCCTCTCGGACGATGA
- the FAM89B gene encoding leucine repeat adapter protein 25 isoform X1 — translation MNGLPSSEAPGGAGCSLAGLPPLPRGLSGLLNASGGSWRELERVYSQRSRIHDELSRAARAPDGPRHAAGAANAGPAAGAPGPRRPVNLDSALAALRKEMVGLRQLDMSLLCQLWGLYESIQDYKHLCQDLSSSLHSDSSYPPDGSLSDDEEPDASLPPDPPPLTVPQTHNARDQWLQDAFHISL, via the exons ATGAATGGGCTGCCCTCGAGCGAGGCACCGGGCGGCGCGGGCTGCTCCCTGGCTGGGCTTCCGCCGCTGCCGCGCGGCCTCAGCGGCCTCCTGAACGCGAGCGGGGGCTCGTGGCGGGAGCTGGAGCGCGTCTACAGCCAGCGCAGCCGCATCCACGACGAGCTGAGTCGCGCCGCCCGTGCTCCCGACGGGCCCCGTCACGCCGCTGGCGCTGCCAACGCGGGCCCCGCCGCCGGCGCCCCCGGCCCCCGCCGCCCGGTCAACCTTGACTCCGCGTTAGCGGCGCTGCGCAAGGAGATG GTGGGGCTGCGACAACTGGACATGTCCCTGCTGTGCCAGCTCTGGGGCCTATACGAGTCAATCCAGGACTACAAGCACCTGTGCCAAGACCTGTCCTCCTCCCTGCACTCAGACAGCTCCTACCCACCCGATGGGAGCCTCTCGGACGATGAGGAGCCCGACGCCAGCCTGCCCCCTGACCCACCACCCCTCACTGTCCCCCAGACACACAACGCCCGTGACCAGTGGCTGCAGGATGCCTTCCACATCAGTCTCTGA
- the ZNRD2 gene encoding protein ZNRD2 isoform X1 translates to MALNGAGEDMACGGLWLRGTGSSSLRQDPPVPCASLPPEVDDFSWEPPTEAETKVLQARRERQDRISRLMGDYLLRGYRMLGETCSECGTILLQDKQRKVYCVACQELDSDVDKDNPALNAQAALSQAREHQLASASEPPSGSGSRSAPQPPVPRPEHCEGAAAGLKAAQGPPPPAVPANADALACTQTALLQKLGWASVELSSSNSLETSIQLCSLIRACTEALQSLWRLQH, encoded by the exons ATGGCTCTGAACGGCGCTGGTGAGGACATGGCCTGCGGGGGCCTGTGGCTGCGGGGTACAGGAAGCAGCTCGCTCCGGCAAGACCCCCCGGTCCCTTGTGCCTCTCTTCCCCCAGAAGTTGATGATTTCTCTTGGGAGCCTCCGACTGAGGCAGAGACGAAGGTCCTGCAGGCGCGACGCGAACGGCAGGATCGTATCTCCCGACTCATGGGCGACTACCTGCTGCGCGGCTACCGCATGCTGGGCGAAACGTGCTCGGAATGCGGG ACGATCCTCCTCCAAGACAAACAGCGGAAAGTCTATTGCGTGGCTTGTCAGGAGCTCGACTCAGACGTGGATAAAGATAACCCGG CTCTGAATGCCCAAGCTGCCCTGTCCCAAGCTCGGGAGCACCAGCTGGCCTCTGCCTCAGAGCCCCCGTCGGGGTCGGGCTCTCGGTCCGCCCCTCAGCCCCCAGTCCCTCGTCCGGAGCACTGTGAGGGAGCGGCAGCAGGGCTCAAAGCAGCCCAGGGGCCGCCCCCTCCTGCGGTGCCCGCAAATGCAGATGCTCTGGCCTGCACCCAGACGGCCCTCCTGCAGAAGCTAGGCTGGGCCTCCGTGGAGCTGAGCTCCAGCAACTCCCTGGAGACCAGTATCCAGCTGTGTAGTCTTATCCGGGCGTGTACCGAGGCCTTGCAAAGCCTGTGGCGGCTGCAACACTAA
- the ZNRD2 gene encoding protein ZNRD2 isoform X2, protein MALNGAEVDDFSWEPPTEAETKVLQARRERQDRISRLMGDYLLRGYRMLGETCSECGTILLQDKQRKVYCVACQELDSDVDKDNPALNAQAALSQAREHQLASASEPPSGSGSRSAPQPPVPRPEHCEGAAAGLKAAQGPPPPAVPANADALACTQTALLQKLGWASVELSSSNSLETSIQLCSLIRACTEALQSLWRLQH, encoded by the exons ATGGCTCTGAACGGCGCTG AAGTTGATGATTTCTCTTGGGAGCCTCCGACTGAGGCAGAGACGAAGGTCCTGCAGGCGCGACGCGAACGGCAGGATCGTATCTCCCGACTCATGGGCGACTACCTGCTGCGCGGCTACCGCATGCTGGGCGAAACGTGCTCGGAATGCGGG ACGATCCTCCTCCAAGACAAACAGCGGAAAGTCTATTGCGTGGCTTGTCAGGAGCTCGACTCAGACGTGGATAAAGATAACCCGG CTCTGAATGCCCAAGCTGCCCTGTCCCAAGCTCGGGAGCACCAGCTGGCCTCTGCCTCAGAGCCCCCGTCGGGGTCGGGCTCTCGGTCCGCCCCTCAGCCCCCAGTCCCTCGTCCGGAGCACTGTGAGGGAGCGGCAGCAGGGCTCAAAGCAGCCCAGGGGCCGCCCCCTCCTGCGGTGCCCGCAAATGCAGATGCTCTGGCCTGCACCCAGACGGCCCTCCTGCAGAAGCTAGGCTGGGCCTCCGTGGAGCTGAGCTCCAGCAACTCCCTGGAGACCAGTATCCAGCTGTGTAGTCTTATCCGGGCGTGTACCGAGGCCTTGCAAAGCCTGTGGCGGCTGCAACACTAA